A genome region from Portunus trituberculatus isolate SZX2019 chromosome 18, ASM1759143v1, whole genome shotgun sequence includes the following:
- the LOC123505704 gene encoding KRR1 small subunit processome component homolog yields the protein MTNMSDDEGEAEAPTGPVENAWAIKVPEFKKGDMKNHLLEESSFSVLFPKYREKYLKECWSLLEKTLDEYGIKAELDLIEGRMTVKTTRKTWDPYIIIKARDIIVLLGRSVPVEHAVKILKDDVTYELIKIRNMVRNKDRFVKRRQRLVGANGTTLKALELLTNCYVLVQGATVAAIGPHKGVLQVVRVVKETMNNIHPVYLLKSLMIKRQLMQDPNLKNEDWSRFIPNFVAKNVQRKKPHKVRKTKKEYTPFPPAPTERKVDKEMAEGKYFIDQEEKKKAKKRKITEEMKEKAASRQKEKRAKAFVAPEEPKYQPPTAAVNTQVDVEALKRKVKKKKKA from the exons ATGACAAATATGTCGGATGACGAAGGTGAAGCTGAGGCGCCCACCGGCCCTGTTGAGAATGCCTGGGCCATCAAGGTGCCTGAATTTAAGAAGGGAGACATGAAGAACCACCTACTGGAGGAGAGTtcattttctgttctctttcccAAGTACCGAGAAAAGTACCTGAAGGAGTGCTGGTCACTGCTGGAGAAAACTCTTGAT GAGTACGGCATCAAGGCGGAGCTGGATCTGATTGAGGGCAGAATGACCGTCAAGACCACAAGGAAGACGTGGGACCCGTACATCATCATCAAGGCGAGGGACATCATCGTGCTGCTCGGAAGATCGGTTCCTGTTGAGCATGCTGTGAAGATTCTCAAAGATGATGTCACATATGAACTGATAAAG ATAAGAAACATGGTGCGCAACAAGGATCGGTTTGTGAAGCGGCGGCAGCGGCTGGTGGGAGCCAACGGCACCACCCTCAAGGCGCTGGAGCTGCTCACAAACTGCTACGTGCTGGTGCAAGGGGCCACCGTGGCTGCTATTGGTCCTCATAAAGGAGTGCTGCAG GTGGTGCGTGTTGTGAAGGAAACCATGAACAATATCCATCCTGTGTACCTACTCAAGTCACTCATGATCAAGAGGCAGCTGATGCAAGacccaaacctcaag AATGAGGACTGGTCCAGGTTCATCCCAAACTTTGTGGCAAAGAATGTGCAGAGGAAAAAGCCACACAAggtgagaaagacaaagaaggaatacACGCCCTTCCCGCCGGCACCCACCGAGAGGAAGGTGGACAAAGAGATGGCCGAGGGAAAGTACTTTATAgatcaggaagaaaagaagaaagccaaaaagagaaaaataacggaagaaatgaaggagaaagctGCAAGCCgacagaaggagaagagagccAAGGCATTTGTGGCACCAGAGGAACCCAAGTACCAGCCGCCCACAGCTGCTGTCAACACACAAGTGGATGTGGAGGCACTCAAGAGGAaggtcaagaagaagaagaaggcgtaG